The genomic segment TAGTTGATGGAGGTATTGTTGATTTTGTGACTAATACTCTAAACTTATCATCTTTAATTGCATCAATAGTTCTATCAATCGCTGAAAATAAATAAGTTAAATCAGCATTTCCCATTTCTCCATATGGTGTTCCAACACAATAAAATACATACTCACTATTTCTTATTGCTTCTTCAACATCATCTGTTACAAAAAAATTCTTATTAAGATGATCATTTAAAACATCTTCCATATAAGGCTCAAAAAAAGGTATTTTCCCTTCTCTAAGTGTATTCTTACGTTTTTCATCTACATCAATCCCATAAACTTTATGGCCTAAATGAGCAAAGCCTAAGGCTGTTGTAAGTCCTACGAATCCTAAACCAAAAACTGTTACCATATCAAATTTTCCTCAGTACTTTCTTTTATGAATGTTAAAAATCTATAGATTCCATCTTCTACAAGTATTTCTGGATTATAATCTAATATATTTCTAGCCTTATCTATATTAGGGCATCTTCTTTGCGGATTATTAGTTAAATATTCCTTGTCTTCAGATGAACTAAAAATTACATTACCCTTATATCCAAATATTTCTTTACCTGCTTCTTTATATATATCTGCTAATTGTTTAATTGTAATTTCAGGTTTTTCTATACCAATATTGAAATAATCATATTTTCCGTGCAGCATTACTTTAAAATATCCTGCTATAGAGTCTGCAATATAGCAAAAAGTTCTTGTTGGACTACCATTCGATAATATGATAATATCATTTCCATCAATTATATTTTTAGCAAAATCTGCGGGTACACGTTTATCATTAATCTTCATGCCAGGTCCATAATTATTAAATGGTCTCGCCACGCCAATTGGCATATTATACTTTTGTGCAAAAAGCATACACATAGTTTCCCCAAATCGCTTAGACTCATCATAGCACGAGCGTGGTCCTGTTGCAGATACATATCCATAGTATTCCTCAGATGTAGGTACTGCTTCTGGTGCTGGATCACCATAAAGTTCACTTGAGGAAAAAAATAGAAATCCCTTGATGTTTTTTTCTGAATAATAATCCAAAAGACTTCTCAATCCCCATATATTAGCATCCAAAGTTTCGATCGGATACTTTCTATAAAATATAGGAGATGCTATAGATGCCATATGTATAATAAAATCTGCTGTATCTGCATCTTCTATATCACTAATTTTATCTTTAATAATATCAAATTCTTTAACTTCAAATCTTTCATCTTTTCCGATTTCATCAATCCATTTTGGATAACCTAGCATAAAATTATCAAGGCATATAACCCTTTTCAATTTCAAATCATCCTTAAATTTATATAAAAAATGTACAAAATAATATCCTAAAAATCCAGCACAACCAGTAATTAGAATAGTTGAATCTGTTAATTTGTCTATTTCCTGTTTTGATAATTTATTGTATGTATATTGTAAATCCGCTTCTAATGACTTAGTAATCATTAATATTCCTCCATATATGTTTTAAATTATATCACTACCATCTTATCCATGGCGCTTGCTTCATTTTACATAAGTATTCCAATGCCTCTTTATCTCTTAGTGTATCCATACACTTCCAAAAACCAGTATGTTTGTAAGCCATTAATTTATTTTCTTTTGCTAAATTTTCAAGAGGTTCTCTTTCAAACACGGTCATATCATTATCTAAATATTTGAATATCTCAGGCTCTAATACCATAAAGCCACCATTAATCCATCCACCATCTTCTTTGTTTTTTTCAGCAAATTGATTAATTTGGTGGTCGTTATCAATATCTAAAACTCCAAATCTTCCACCAGGCTGTATTGCTGTAATCGTAGCAGCTTTTCCATGTTTCTTATGAAATTCATATAATTTCGTTAGATCAACATCCGAAACCCCATCTCCATATGTTAACATAAATGTTTCATTATTAACATATTTCTCTATTTTCTTTATTCTTCCACCCGTTTGAGTTTCCAAGCCAGTATCTACCACTGTAACTTTCCATGGTTCTGCTATATTATTATGTATTATCATATTATTATTATCAGCAAAATCAAATGTTATATCACTTCTATGCAAATAGTAATCAGCAAAATATTCTTTGATAAAATACCCCTTATAACCACAACAAATGATAAATTCATTAAACCCATATGAGGAATAATACTTTAATATATGCCATAAAATTGGTGAATCACCTATTTCTATCATAGGCTTTGGCTTAAGATGGCTTTCTTCGCTAATTCGAGTTCCTAATCCTCCTGCAAGTATTACTACTTTCATTTCTGAACCTCTTTTCTATTTTCTTATTTTTAATAAAAATCTTTATATATTATACAAATATTCTCCATACAAAGTATATTATCGATAATTATTTACATTTCTTTATACTTATAATTGTTATAAATTTTATTAAATAGTACATAATGTTCCATAATAATACAAAAACATAAGAAAATAAAAGCAAATTAACTTAAGAACTACATCTTTTCTCCTATCCACCTTAAAAATTCGTGTGCATCATTTCCACTATACCCGTTCTGTATAGCCTTCTTTATATTAATATAAGCAATATTGTGTTCTCCACGTTTATAATTGCAATAGCCTATATACATCAATATGTTTTTATCTTCCACCTCTTGTACACTTTCATTATAAAATTTTAACGCATCTTTATAATTTTCATTGCTCATAAGAACTTTTGCTATTTCTATAGATACGTTAGATTTAAAGCTACTTCTTAAGTCTAGAAATCTTTTTATAACATCACTTCTATCAAATAGACATAACTCTCTAAACAATGCTATATAATTGTCTAAATCCTCTTCAAGTAAAATATTACTCTTTCCTTCATATTCACTTATTATTCTTTTGAAGGAAGGCTTGTTTGTATTCAAAAGCTCTTTCATAATAGCTGAATCACCACTCAATATCCCGCTAACTATAGCTAGTATCTCATTAGATTCTTCACCATATCCTTCACTAAATATTTTATAAGCTGTCTCGAATTTTCCTTCTGCTAATAATGTAAAAGTTAATGCACTATCCTCATGACCAAAGTTTTTATACCATATATTTGCATAATAAGCCAAAATACCTCTAGGCTTTAGCTTTATAAGTTCATCTACGATAAATTGCACATCATTTTCATTGTTAATATCATAAATACTATTTAAAAAAGCTACTGTATCTTCTAATTTTTCATTTCTTATTATCTTAAAAATAGCTTGAAAAGCATCTTTATTGAATCTATCCTTACTCAAACTTAGATAATAATGCTCAACGGCCTTCTCGTAGGAATTCTTAACTTCATAAATAAATCCTATTCTATAATGTATGTAAGGAATCAATCCTAATATCAAATTCACTTCTATACCATTGTAACTATTATTATAACTTAACGCCGCCAAAAGATTATTTAATGCTTCTTCATATCTTTTCTCATCCAGTAGAAAAAAACCATAAGAGCAATAAAAATTTGGATGATCTGAAAATATATCTATAGTACTTTTTATTCTTTGTTCAATTTCTTTCCTTGGTCTGCCTAAATTCCACATACAATCTAATATAACTTTATGAATCCTACTTTCATAACCGATCACTTTTACATTACTGTTTAAATGAAGCTCGCCATATTTAAGAGCATTTTCATAATCCTCAAGCGCAAAATAGCAGTCACATAGATATCTATAATACTCTTTATTTTCACCGTTAGATTTTATATCTTCTAATAAAATTTCTAAATTTCTCTTAGCCTTTCCTTTATTTATATCTGTAGAATATCCTGTATGATAAACTTCAATTTCATCATAAAATGACATTATATGTACTTTATCATTCTTTTTACTTAGGGATTCATGAATGCTAGATTTATATCTTATATTCTTATCATTCCTAAAAATTCTAACTTGCATAAAAGAATCTATAGTCTTATTATTTACCTTATTAATGTTTATAAGCTTACATCCAACAGCCGAATATTTCGTACCTCTTAAACTTTTTAAAATCCCTCTTACTTTTTTAGCTGAATCTTGACCAAAATACTCATCCGCATCCAAAAAAATAATCCAGTCTCCTTTAGCTTTATCTAGTGCATAATTTTTTGCGGCAGCAAAATCATTAATCCATTTAAAAAAGTATACGCTCGCTCCTAAATCTTTAGCTATTTCAACAGTATTATCCTCAGACCCAGTATCTACTACTATTATTTCATCCACTATTTCCTTATAACTATTTATACATTTTTCTATATTTTTCTCTTCATTTTTAACTATCATACATGCAGATATCTTCATAACTTAGTTCTCCTTTTGTAATATATTACTTTTATACAAAGTCAATTTCATATAGATTCTCTATAAAGGCAACATATTATAAAAGGATAGGTTTCCCTATCCTCTTGTAAATTAATTCTATAAATTATCTTAATAATTGAAGAACTTGTTGTGGTTGTTGATTTGCTTGAGCAAGCATTGCTTGAGCAGCTTGAGAAAGAATATTGTTTTTTGAGTATGTTGACATTTCTTTAGCCATATCAACATCTCTTATTCTTGATTCAGCAGAAGTTAAGTTTTCTGATGAAGTTCCCAAGTTATTTATTGTATGTTCTAATCTGTTTTGAAGTGCACCAAGCTTAGATCTTTCAGCAGAAACTTTTTCTATAGCATTATTTATTTGAGTTATAGCTCCAGTAGCTTTATCAGCAGAAGATATATCAAGCGCTGTACCATCACTATTTCTAACTCCTAAATCTTTAGCTTTCATAGAATTTATTCCTACTAGTAAGTTTTGTCCACTATTTGCACCAATTTGCATGCTGATTGACTTTGTAACATCAGTTGCTTGATCAACTTTAGCTTTAACAGATATTGTAATACTTTCTCCTGATGACATACTTGTTAATGTTCCAGTACCACCAGTAAGATCTATACTTACTCCACCATAAGATATTGTATCACCATCTGTAATACTAAATGATGCAGCTGTACCACCAACAACTGAGCTAGTAAAGTCACTAGATACATATGAAGTACCAGTTCCTTGTGTTCTAGTTATTGTAACTGTGAAACTGTCTGAAATATTAGTTGCTGTTGTATCCCCTACTGTTCCAGCTAATTTTATATCTGCATTCGTATTTAATTGTAATGTTGTTTTAGAATTCGCTGCATCTACAAGACCTTTTTTACTTCCATCTAATAGCTTTTGAGTATTAAATTCAGTAGTATTAGCTATTCTATCAATTTCATCTGTAAGTTGCTTAACTTCATCTTTTATAGCACTTCTATCTACCGTTGTATTAGTATCATTTGATGATTGAACTGCTAATTCTCTCATTCTTTGAAGTATGCTTTGAGTTTCATTTAATGCACCTTCAGCAGTTTGAGTTAATGATATAGCATCTTGAGCATTGTTTGATGCTTGATCAAGACCTCGGATTTGACCTCTCATTTTTTCAGAAATTGCAAGTCCTGCTGCATCATCTGCTGCTCCATTAATTCTAAGACCTGAAGAAAGCTTTTGCATTGATTTACTTGCAGCTGTAGAATTAACGTTTGCGTTTCTAATTGCATTATTTGACATAAGATTGTGATTAATAATCATAATATATTCCTCCTTGATTTTTAAGTTTAGACTTCCCTGTCACAACTTCATTTTTAATTTATATCAACTCTTAAGAGTTAATAGCTTATAAGCCTTATTACTATATTCGAGTTAATTGTTTATCACTTTAGTTTTTTTAATTATTTCCAAGTAATAAATAATTAAATCTTATATTTCTATATTCGTTAACATTTCCTATTACTTTATAGTATTTTTAGATTATTTATATTTTAAAATTCTCTACTTAAGAACACAGCTTTTGCCTGCAAATTATTATAACCATTCATTGCTGTTCTTCTCTTTTGATTTTGTTTTATCTTTATGAGTAACTCTTCCTTCTTATTTTTCATTTCGCTTTCCAATACTTTATCTAATTCATCTATATGGAACTTTATAAAAAATTCTTTTAATTCCTCTTTTGAATAACTCGACTTATTAATATTATCTAAAATAAGTTGTCTTTGTTTAAAAAATTTATCTACTTTCTCATATTCTTCAAGTTTGATTAATTCCATAATAGTCAAAGTAATGTCTTTATATTCAAATATTATTTGTTCTAAATTCACTTTACTCACACTCTCTCTCAGTAAATAGCGAATACTTCAATCATTTATATTTTACTTAGCTTATCCCAAGCATAGAGCTAAGTTGACTCTGTTGAGAGTTTAAAGCATTCATTGCTGTTTCTAATGCTGTGAATTGCTTATAATATCTAGTTTCAGCATCTGACATTTGCGTCTTTAGCTTACTAATGCTTAAAGTCTGATTATATACTTGATCAGGTAACGTATTTTTTCCACCTGAGGCCATACTGCTATAATCATACTGCTTATTTACAAATATATTCATACTTCCAGATAAACTATATGTACCATCTTCACCTAACCCTGGAGCCGATACATAGTCTCTAAGTACTGTATCTATTCTTTTAAGCAATCCATCTTCCATATATTTTCCCGAACCAACATAAGATTGATTCTCATTTAAAGTTTTACTTGAAGATCCAATAAACATTTTTTTGAAATCATCAAAATTATTTTCTATAGCATTTTTTAATTTTGTTTCATCCTTAAGAACGAGCTTTCCACCATCTGTAACATCTGTTGATGTGTCTATCCCTATAGAATTAGAACCATATTGACCAAAACTTAATGATACTTTTCCAGAGCTAGTATTTGTACTATCATAACTTCTATATACTGGAGATGAAAATATCCCTCTAACCTGAGTCATCAAACCACTTAGATAGTCATCATTTCTAAGTATGCCAACTTTCGCCTTAGCCTCCCATGCTGTAATTTGGCTTTCACTCATATTTTCTTTTTGAGCATCAGTAAGTGGTTGGTAATCAGTATTTTTCTTTTCTGTTAACTTAGTATTTATAGTTGATATTACATTATTATAGTCTGTAATAAAATTCTTAATATTGCTAACAACATTACTAGCATTTGATGCCACTGTAATATTTGAACTTTCATTTGTTGCATTAGTTCCAACTAAATTATACGAAACTCCATTTAAAGTAAATTGGTTAGAACTCTGTGTTGTAGTAACTTCTGCTTTCCCAGGAGCTGTGATAGAGACTATTGCATCATTTCCCTGCGTTCCATTAAGTGTTGTTACGCCACTAGTGGATAATCCTAAGTTCGTAATAACATTATTATCCGAGTTCAAATTAGTTATAGTAATATTAGAAGCCGAGCCGTAGCTTTTTGACTGAAATGAAATTTTACCCGTAGTATCATCTACATTCATCGTAATGGCACCACTAGTTGCACTGTTAACTTGGTCAGCCAAATTTTTTAATGTAGTGCTACTATCCACCTTAAGTGAAACATTATAATCTTTGCCCCCATTATTTAATTTAAAACTAATATCTCCTTTTGTTGCATCAAATCCAAAATCTGAAGATACTAGTGTTGAAGAAGATAATATCCCACCGTTAATGTTAATTGGTACAGATTTACTTGAATCACTGTATTTAACAACTGTATCCGGGTTAAGATTAATGAATTTAATATATTCCTTAGCAGAACTGCCGCTACCTTCTTTAACATATGATGCTGACACTTTACCATTTAAACTAGAAGACGCAATTTTGCTATTTATTTTTTCTACCAAGTCTGTGCCAGTTCCACTTAAGCCACTTAGATCTAGTAGCGTATTATTATCCTTGTCCAATATTTTTTGTCCAGTGCTGGTAGTGAAATCCCCAATACCAATGATAGAATCTTTAGGATTTCCTTCAATTCTTGCTTTGGTTGCCAGCTGACTTACATGAATATTATAATTCCCAGCCTGAGCACTAGAACTTGCTGTTGCTGAAACAGTAGCCGTATTATCACTTGTAGCCGTATTAATATTTAACGAATTCCCCCCTAAAATATATTTACTCGAAAGAGGATCAAAATAATCTTGTAACCCCTTTACTTGCTTTATTATATCTCTATAAGCATCTTGTTTCCATTGTAATAACTGCTTTGTTTGACTCGCCTTGTCTATTTTAGTCTGATAACCTGAAACCATTGATTTAACTACTGAGTCAGTATCAATACCTGATGCCATACCTGATATTCTTAATAAATTTGCACTTGAAGTACTACTCTTAGTCGAGCTACTAGCACTGCTTGGATAAATACTTGTCATTTATATCACTCCTTTACTTACCTCTTGGATCTTTTGTAGGCCTCTTTCCAAGTTTCATTTATATCTTCTATAAGAGGTAGAATTTCATCTATTATTTCCAAACTCTTTTTAATATTTGCCTCAACTAACTTTTCCTTAATAAAAGCATATACCCTAAATAATTGAACAGCCCAATCACCCACAGTTGTATCTAAACTGACCATGAGTTCTGAAAATATATCCTGTGTCTTTATCAAAGCCTCGTTAGCTTTTTTTATGTCTTTATCCACTATAGCTTGTCTTGATATTTTACAAAACTTAACTGCACCTTCAGTAAGCATTAGCAGCAATTGTTCTTTTGATGCATAATTTACAGAATTGTTCTTATATACGTTATATCCATTAGAATACATTCTAAATCCTCCTACTTTACTGTATCTAAAATACTTCCTTTAGAATTGCCTTCATTTATCTTTTCTATTTTCTCTACCTTTATATCTATATTTTTTTGATTATATTTTACTCCATTCACCGTAAAATATCTTTTTTCATGGTCTTTTTCACTATGGCAATCCTTCTCTTCAAAATCCTCTTCTTTCACATCTTTTTTTATACTTATACCTTTTCCAGAATGTACTTTATCTTCCTTGGTTTCTTCTTGGATTTTTTTTCTAATATCAGTATCAATTTTATTTAGCTTAAATTCCAAATAAATATTTCCCCTTTCAGAGATCCCTCCATTAAATTAGGCTTTTTTATCCAACAAACCAACCTGTCTCATCATACTCGCAACCATATCTAAAATCTTTTTTGGCGGAACTTCTAATATTACTTCATTAGTATTTTCATCAACTACTTTTATCATCATTGTTTTAAGTTCCTTATAGTAAGAGTATTCTGCTCTGGTATGCTCATCTTTTAAGAAATTATTTATTTTTTTTAATGCATCATCTAAATCCTTTTTATTATATTCTTCATTTTTAGTTTTATTATCATCTGATGTTTGAGTATCAGTACTCTTAACTTTCCTAATCGCAGCATCAGTATTAGCCTCTGTATATTCAGATAAATTTGAGTTATATGAATTTAAATTAATTGAATTTTGTCCTAGGTTATTAACATCCATGTTTTTAATACCTCCTTGTTGCTTGCACACTTAAATTTGAATATCTATTTTTTTCTTATATTATTTAATACATTAATATCAAATTTAATTGCTTCCTTATTCTCATTCTCTACTTCTTCATATATTTCTTTTCTCAATATAGACACATCCTTTGGTGCCTTAATTCCAATTTTAACGCTTCCGTCATCTATTTTACTTATTACAATCTCTATATCATTCCCAATCATTAGGGATTCACCTTTTTTTCTAGTTATAATTAGCATTTTTTACCTCCTTACATTAAAGGATTTTTTATTTGATATTTAGAATTATCTAATATTATTTGTTCCCCTAAATTATTAGAACTATTTATAACTATCGGCCCCTGTAAATTAGTAGTTATTTTTTTTACATCTGAGTTTAACGTTACTGTGGTAATTATGTTAACCTGCTCCGGAGAATCTATTTTCAAATTGCTAACTGTTTCCTCACTCAATACAATCTCATAATCTTCAAAAAATTCATATGGCGATGTTACTATGAGTGCAATTTCTTCGTTCTCCAATGA from the Clostridium beijerinckii genome contains:
- a CDS encoding NAD-dependent epimerase/dehydratase family protein is translated as MITKSLEADLQYTYNKLSKQEIDKLTDSTILITGCAGFLGYYFVHFLYKFKDDLKLKRVICLDNFMLGYPKWIDEIGKDERFEVKEFDIIKDKISDIEDADTADFIIHMASIASPIFYRKYPIETLDANIWGLRSLLDYYSEKNIKGFLFFSSSELYGDPAPEAVPTSEEYYGYVSATGPRSCYDESKRFGETMCMLFAQKYNMPIGVARPFNNYGPGMKINDKRVPADFAKNIIDGNDIIILSNGSPTRTFCYIADSIAGYFKVMLHGKYDYFNIGIEKPEITIKQLADIYKEAGKEIFGYKGNVIFSSSEDKEYLTNNPQRRCPNIDKARNILDYNPEILVEDGIYRFLTFIKESTEENLIW
- the rfbF gene encoding glucose-1-phosphate cytidylyltransferase → MKVVILAGGLGTRISEESHLKPKPMIEIGDSPILWHILKYYSSYGFNEFIICCGYKGYFIKEYFADYYLHRSDITFDFADNNNMIIHNNIAEPWKVTVVDTGLETQTGGRIKKIEKYVNNETFMLTYGDGVSDVDLTKLYEFHKKHGKAATITAIQPGGRFGVLDIDNDHQINQFAEKNKEDGGWINGGFMVLEPEIFKYLDNDMTVFEREPLENLAKENKLMAYKHTGFWKCMDTLRDKEALEYLCKMKQAPWIRW
- a CDS encoding glycosyltransferase, yielding MKISACMIVKNEEKNIEKCINSYKEIVDEIIVVDTGSEDNTVEIAKDLGASVYFFKWINDFAAAKNYALDKAKGDWIIFLDADEYFGQDSAKKVRGILKSLRGTKYSAVGCKLININKVNNKTIDSFMQVRIFRNDKNIRYKSSIHESLSKKNDKVHIMSFYDEIEVYHTGYSTDINKGKAKRNLEILLEDIKSNGENKEYYRYLCDCYFALEDYENALKYGELHLNSNVKVIGYESRIHKVILDCMWNLGRPRKEIEQRIKSTIDIFSDHPNFYCSYGFFLLDEKRYEEALNNLLAALSYNNSYNGIEVNLILGLIPYIHYRIGFIYEVKNSYEKAVEHYYLSLSKDRFNKDAFQAIFKIIRNEKLEDTVAFLNSIYDINNENDVQFIVDELIKLKPRGILAYYANIWYKNFGHEDSALTFTLLAEGKFETAYKIFSEGYGEESNEILAIVSGILSGDSAIMKELLNTNKPSFKRIISEYEGKSNILLEEDLDNYIALFRELCLFDRSDVIKRFLDLRSSFKSNVSIEIAKVLMSNENYKDALKFYNESVQEVEDKNILMYIGYCNYKRGEHNIAYINIKKAIQNGYSGNDAHEFLRWIGEKM
- a CDS encoding flagellin → MIINHNLMSNNAIRNANVNSTAASKSMQKLSSGLRINGAADDAAGLAISEKMRGQIRGLDQASNNAQDAISLTQTAEGALNETQSILQRMRELAVQSSNDTNTTVDRSAIKDEVKQLTDEIDRIANTTEFNTQKLLDGSKKGLVDAANSKTTLQLNTNADIKLAGTVGDTTATNISDSFTVTITRTQGTGTSYVSSDFTSSVVGGTAASFSITDGDTISYGGVSIDLTGGTGTLTSMSSGESITISVKAKVDQATDVTKSISMQIGANSGQNLLVGINSMKAKDLGVRNSDGTALDISSADKATGAITQINNAIEKVSAERSKLGALQNRLEHTINNLGTSSENLTSAESRIRDVDMAKEMSTYSKNNILSQAAQAMLAQANQQPQQVLQLLR
- a CDS encoding flagellar protein FliT, translating into MSKVNLEQIIFEYKDITLTIMELIKLEEYEKVDKFFKQRQLILDNINKSSYSKEELKEFFIKFHIDELDKVLESEMKNKKEELLIKIKQNQKRRTAMNGYNNLQAKAVFLSREF
- the fliD gene encoding flagellar filament capping protein FliD, with the protein product MTSIYPSSASSSTKSSTSSANLLRISGMASGIDTDSVVKSMVSGYQTKIDKASQTKQLLQWKQDAYRDIIKQVKGLQDYFDPLSSKYILGGNSLNINTATSDNTATVSATASSSAQAGNYNIHVSQLATKARIEGNPKDSIIGIGDFTTSTGQKILDKDNNTLLDLSGLSGTGTDLVEKINSKIASSSLNGKVSASYVKEGSGSSAKEYIKFINLNPDTVVKYSDSSKSVPININGGILSSSTLVSSDFGFDATKGDISFKLNNGGKDYNVSLKVDSSTTLKNLADQVNSATSGAITMNVDDTTGKISFQSKSYGSASNITITNLNSDNNVITNLGLSTSGVTTLNGTQGNDAIVSITAPGKAEVTTTQSSNQFTLNGVSYNLVGTNATNESSNITVASNASNVVSNIKNFITDYNNVISTINTKLTEKKNTDYQPLTDAQKENMSESQITAWEAKAKVGILRNDDYLSGLMTQVRGIFSSPVYRSYDSTNTSSGKVSLSFGQYGSNSIGIDTSTDVTDGGKLVLKDETKLKNAIENNFDDFKKMFIGSSSKTLNENQSYVGSGKYMEDGLLKRIDTVLRDYVSAPGLGEDGTYSLSGSMNIFVNKQYDYSSMASGGKNTLPDQVYNQTLSISKLKTQMSDAETRYYKQFTALETAMNALNSQQSQLSSMLGIS
- the fliS gene encoding flagellar export chaperone FliS encodes the protein MYSNGYNVYKNNSVNYASKEQLLLMLTEGAVKFCKISRQAIVDKDIKKANEALIKTQDIFSELMVSLDTTVGDWAVQLFRVYAFIKEKLVEANIKKSLEIIDEILPLIEDINETWKEAYKRSKR
- a CDS encoding flagellar protein FlaG, whose protein sequence is MDVNNLGQNSINLNSYNSNLSEYTEANTDAAIRKVKSTDTQTSDDNKTKNEEYNKKDLDDALKKINNFLKDEHTRAEYSYYKELKTMMIKVVDENTNEVILEVPPKKILDMVASMMRQVGLLDKKA
- the csrA gene encoding carbon storage regulator CsrA yields the protein MLIITRKKGESLMIGNDIEIVISKIDDGSVKIGIKAPKDVSILRKEIYEEVENENKEAIKFDINVLNNIRKK
- the fliW gene encoding flagellar assembly protein FliW, producing MKFISKVHGEMEYEDHNIITFNKGLPGFDELKKFILLDLQGYEPFKLLQSLENEEIALIVTSPYEFFEDYEIVLSEETVSNLKIDSPEQVNIITTVTLNSDVKKITTNLQGPIVINSSNNLGEQIILDNSKYQIKNPLM